The Musa acuminata AAA Group cultivar baxijiao chromosome BXJ1-3, Cavendish_Baxijiao_AAA, whole genome shotgun sequence genome window below encodes:
- the LOC103979504 gene encoding protein HAIKU1 codes for MESSRNQHSLGVNKAIKKEGPRQPRVYNIRSSDFRSVVQQLTGASASLPRPRRLNQARPQPLAPLPRPSVPTTPADPAVPPPAETPFSAYMRFLEISLLHSDGSHRPAHSPLRPSPPPPLPLDLESPSAFLDLLSPRCPQLSP; via the coding sequence atggagaGCTCCAGGAACCAGCACAGTCTCGGCGTCAACAAAGCCATCAAGAAGGAGGGCCCCCGCCAGCCGCGCGTCTACAACATCCGCAGCAGCGACTTCCGCTCGGTAGTCCAGCAGCTCACCGGCGCTTCCGCCTCCCTCCCGCGGCCGCGCCGCCTCAACCAGGCCCGCCCCCAGCCCCTGGCCCCCCTCCCCCGCCCCTCCGTCCCCACCACCCCGGCCGACCCCGCTGTGCCGCCGCCCGCCGAGACCCCCTTCTCCGCCTACATGCGCTTCCTGGAGATCTCCCTCCTCCACTCCGACGGCTCCCACCGCCCCGCCCACTCGCCGCTCCGGCCTTCCCCTCCTCCACCCTTGCCGCTCGACCTCGAGTCGCCGAGCGCGTTCCTGGACCTGCTGTCGCCCAGGTGCCCGCAGCTGTCGCCTTGA
- the LOC103978644 gene encoding NADH dehydrogenase [ubiquinone] iron-sulfur protein 6, mitochondrial-like: MATRQLPRLLKTLDPFRAPLGTRAIGSLVSDHTAKWMQDTRKKSPMELINEVPPIKVEGRIVACEGHSNPALGHPIEFICLDLEAPAVCKYCGLRYVQNHHH, encoded by the exons ATGGCGACGCGACAGCTTCCCCGCCTCCTGAAAACCCTAGATCCCTTCCGCGCCCCGCTGGGGACGAGGGCGATCGGCTCTCTTGTCAGCGATCACACCGCCAAATGGATGCAG GACACCCGCAAGAAATCACCAATGGAGTTGATCAATGAAGTGCCTCCGATAAAAGTTGAAGGACGGATTGTCGCTTGTGAAGGAC ATAGTAATCCTGCACTAGGCCATCCGATAGAGTTTATTTGCCTTGACCTAGAAGCACCAGCTGTATGCAAATACTGTGGCCTTCGTTATGTTCAAAACCATCATCACTAA
- the LOC135633028 gene encoding ruBisCO large subunit-binding protein subunit beta, chloroplastic-like: protein MAATFYAMSTVGAIASPSNVRPNKKLLASKQKFSQFSSFSSISPIAISGRGQSLCYLRRGNSKINAMAKELYFNKDGSAIKKLQTGVNKLADLVGVTLGPKGRNVVLESKYGSPKIVNDGVTVAKEVELEDPVENIGAKLVRQAAAKTNDLAGDGTTTSVVLAQGLIAEGVKVVAAGANPVQITRGIEKTAKALVTELEKMSKEVEDSELADVAAVSAGNNYEIGNMIAEAMSKVGRKGVVTLEEGKSAENNLYVVEGMQFDRGYISPYFVTDSEKMTVEYENCKLLLVDKKITNARDLINVLEDAIRGGYPVVIIAEDIEQEALATLVVNKLRGSLKIAALKAPGFGDRKSQYLDDIAILTGATVIRDEVGLSLDKAGKEVLGTAAKVVLTKDSATIVGDGSTQEEVTKRVAQIKNLIEVAEQEYEKEKLNERIAKLSGGVAVIQVGAQTETELKEKKLRVEDALNATKAAVEEGIVVGGGCTLLRLASKVDAIKETLDNDEQKVGADIVKRALSYPLKLIAKNAGVNGSVVTEKVLANDSFKYGYNAATGKYEDLMAAGIIDPTKVVRCCLEHAASVAKTFLTSDVVVVDIKEPEPVPAGNPMDNSGYGY, encoded by the exons ATGGCTGCTACTTTCTATGCAATGTCTACTGTTGGTGCTATTGCTTCTCCTAGCAATGTCAGACCAAATAAGAAGCTCTTGGCTTCTAAACAAAAGTTCTCccagttttcttctttttcttctatatCACCTATTGCAATCAGCGGCAGGGGACAGAGCTTGTGTTATCTGAGAAGAGGCAACTCTAAGATTAATGCAATGGCTAAGGAATTATACTTCAACAAGGATGGATCAGCTATTAAAAAGCTACAA ACTGGTGTCAACAAGCTTGCAGACCTTGTTGGGGTTACCCTTGGTCCGAAGGGCAGGAATGTTGTCTTGGAAAGCAAGTATGGATCACCTAAGATTGTAAATGATGGGGTGACAGTAGCAAAAGAG GTTGAGCTAGAAGATCCTGTTGAGAACATTGGTGCCAAGCTAGTAAGACAAGCGGCTGCTAAGACCAATGATTTGGCTGGCGATGGGACAACTACGTCAGTTGTTCTTGCTCAAGGGCTGATTGCGGAAGGTGTTAAG GTGGTTGCAGCCGGTGCTAACCCTGTTCAGATTACTCGTGGCATTGAAAAAACTGCCAAAGCACTAGTTACCGAACTTGAGAAGATGTCTAAGGAG GTAGAAGACAGTGAACTTGCGGATGTTGCAGCTGTTAGTGCTGGTAACAACTATGAGATAGGGAACATGATTGCTGAAGCAATGAGCAAGGTTGGGAGGAAGGGGGTGGTTACCCTCGAAGAAGGGAAAAGTGCTGAGAACAACCTATATGTTGTTGAGGGGATGCAGTTTGATCGTGGTTATATTTCCCCTTACTTTGTGACAGACAGTGAAAAAATGACTGTTGAATATGAGAATTGCAAG TTGCTTCTAGTTGACAAGAAAATCACCAACGCTAGAGATCTTATCAATGTTTTGGAAGATGCCATAAGAGGGGGATACCCAGTAGTCATAATTGCAGAAGATATTGAACAGGAAGCCCTTGCAACTCTTGTTGTGAATAAATTAAGAGGGTCACTGAAGATTGCTGCACTAAAAGCCCCTGGATTTGGGGACCGCAAAAGTCAGTACCTTGACGATATTGCGATATTGACTGGAG CTACTGTAATTAGAGATGAAGTTGGCCTTTCACTGGATAAAGCTGGCAAAGAGGTCTTGGGTACTGCTGCCAAGGTTGTACTCACCAAAGATTCAGCCACAATAGTTGGAGATGGGAGTACGCAGGAGGAAGTAACTAAAAGAGTTGCACAGATAAAGAATCTGATTGAG GTTGCGGAGCAAGAATATGAGAAGGAAAAGCTTAATGAGCGAATAGCAAAGCTGTCTGGTGGTGTTGCCGTCATTCAG GTTGGAGCACAAACAGAAAcagaactaaaagagaagaagttGAGAGTTGAAGATGCTCTGAATGCTACCAAG GCTGCTGTTGAGGAAGGTATTGTTGTTGGTGGTGGCTGTACTCTTCTGAGGCTTGCATCAAAAGTCGATGCCATCAAGGAAACACTTGACAATGACGAGCAAAAG GTTGGTGCGGACATAGTCAAGAGGGCCTTGAGCTACCCACTGAAGCTGATTGCTAAAAATGCTGGCGTTAATGGAAGTGTGGTCACGGAGAAG GTGCTGGCCAATGATAGCTTCAAGTATGGTTATAATGCTGCTACCGGGAAATACGAGGATTTGATGGCTGCTGGTATAATCGACCCTACTAAG GTGGTGAGGTGTTGTTTGGAGCATGCCGCATCAGTGGCAAAGACTTTCCTCACATCAGATGTCGTGGTTGTTGACATTAAGGAGCCTGAGCCTGTGCCTGCCGGAAATCCAATGGACAACTCAG GTTACGGCTACTAG
- the LOC103978645 gene encoding heat stress transcription factor A-1 translates to MNGEGGDADGASASASTVATTANACLNGGAPPPFLSKTFEMVDDPATDAIVSWGPANNSFVVWNTIEFARDLLPKYFKHNNFSSFVRQLNTYGFRKVDPDRWEFANEGFLRGQKHLLKAISRRKSTHGHNQQPQQQQQQQPQTQNTIEVGKFGLEEEIERLKRDKNVLMQELVRLRQQQQTTDQQLNTLGQRLQGMEQRQQQMMSFLAKAMQSPGFLAQLVQQNDSNRRIVGVSKKRRLPRQENELDGESTMQDGQIIKYQPLINEAAKAMLMQILKYDTSPRLESFGNSQNFLIENYSSPLEAFDSSSLKRTSGVTLSEVPPTSSGVPSLPASSGYSAMPPPVSSEIQSSSNVAHMVTTTKMPNMDLRSGTIAPSHTNNGISELSQMQAMMPDGFSHSYAGSNGGSIPMNPISDVMDELAGIETEKFTSDMDILSDDEQLPSINDPFWEQFLTASPLLGDADEVDSDLHETEEIGLEARNSGDSTQSMDHLTMQMGHLAPHSNK, encoded by the exons ATGAACGGAGAAGGAGGAGACGCGGACGGGGCCTCTGCGTCAGCGTCAACGGTGGCGACGACCGCTAACGCGTGCCTGAATGGCGGGGCTCCGCCGCCGTTTCTGAGCAAGACGTTCGAGATGGTGGATGACCCTGCGACGGACGCCATCGTGTCGTGGGGGCCGGCCAACAACAGCTTCGTGGTGTGGAACACCATCGAGTTCGCGAGGGACCTCTTACCTAAGTACTTCAAGCACAACAACTTCTCCAGTTTCGTTCGCCAGCTCAATACTTAT GGTTTTAGAAAGGTTGATCCTGATCGATGGGAGTTTGCTAATGAGGGATTCCTGAGGGGTCAAAAACATTTGCTGAAGGCCATCAGTAGGAGAAAATCAACCCATGGACACAATCAACagccacagcagcagcagcagcagcagcctcaAACACAGAATACTATTGAGGTGGGGAAGTTTGGGTTAGAAGAAGAGATTGAAAGGCTCAAGAGAGACAAGAATGTACTAATGCAGGAACTGGTTAGgctgaggcagcagcagcagactaCTGATCAGCAGCTAAACACCTTAGGTCAGCGCCTTCAAGGAATGGAACAGCGCCAGCAACAGATGATGTCATTCTTGGCAAAAGCCATGCAGAGCCCTGGATTCTTAGCCCAGTTGGTGCAACAAAATGACAGCAATCGGCGCATAGTTGGAGTAAGCAAAAAGCGGAGATTGCCTAGGCAAGAAAATGAGCTGGATGGTGAAAGCACTATGCAGGATGGTCAAATAATTAAATACCAGCCCCTGATAAATGAAGCAGCAAAAGCAATGCTGATGCAAATTCTGAAGTATGACACATCTCCTAGATTGGAATCCTTTGGCAACTCCCAGAACTTTTTAATTGAGAATTATTCTTCACCTCTAGAGGCTTTTGATAGCAGTTCTCTAAAGCGGACTTCAGGAGTCACTCTTTCTGAAGTGCCACCTACAAGTTCTGGTGTTCCATCTTTGCCAGCAAGCTCTGGATATTCAGCAATGCCGCCTCCTGTGTCATCTGAGATTCAATCGTCATCCAATGTAGCACATATGGTTACAACCACCAAAATGCCTAACATGGATTTGAGGTCTGGGACTATTGCTCCATCTCATACTAATAATGGCATATCAGAACTTTCTCAAATGCAGGCTATGATGCCTGACGGATTCAGTCATAGCTATGCAGGGTCTAACGGAGGAAGCATTCCTATGAACCCTATTTCTGATGTCATGGATGAGCTGGCAGGAATTGAGACTGAAAAGTTTACCTCCGATATGGACATCTTAAGCGATGACGAGCAGCTTCCAAGCATAAATGATCCTTTCTGGGAACAATTCTTGACTGCAAGCCCACTATTGGGAGATGCCGACGAGGTTGATTCAGACTTGCATGAAACTGAGGAAATAGGGCTAGAAGCAAGGAATTCTGGGGACAGTACCCAGAGCATGGATCACCTCACAATGCAGATGGGGCATCTTGCCCCACATAGCAATAAGTGA